From one Magnolia sinica isolate HGM2019 chromosome 18, MsV1, whole genome shotgun sequence genomic stretch:
- the LOC131232619 gene encoding cytochrome P450 89A2-like has product MEMWLLIFLSISFSIALKFLISNLFQTPNTKKKKLPPGPPTIPLFGNLLWLRKSLFDIEPVLRELRAKYGPIVTLHIGSRPAIFVADHSLAHEALIQKGSIFSDRPPATVPGRVITSNQHNISSAGYGPLWRLLRRNLLSEILHPSRVKSYAPGREWVLEILIKQLRCHADAGEPVRVVESFQYAMFCLLLLMCFGQRLDESEVKKIEDIQRRMLTSFIRFNIFAFLPKLGKFLFRKRWNWLLQMRKEQEQLLIPLIRARRDRKVDDQDEKSFVFSYVDSLLALELSEEGGRKLTEDEMVSLCSEFLNAGTDTTSTSLQWIMANLVKHQDIQSKLAEEIEAVVGKEREIIEEDLQKMPYLKAVIMEGLRRHPPGHFVLPHSVSEEVTLDGYVIPKNATINFTVAEIGLNKEIWEDPMEFRPERFLDGGEAVDITGSREIKMMPFGAGRRICPAHGLAMLHLEYFVANLVREFEWKAKDGEDVDLTEKLEFTVVMKNPLEANIISRRK; this is encoded by the coding sequence ATGGAGATGTGGTTACTCATCTTCCTCTCCATCTCTTTCTCCATAGCTTTGAAATTTCTTATCTCCAACCTCTTCCAAACACCAAACACCAAGAAGAAGAAACTCCCACCTGGTCCACCCACCATACCTTTATTCGGCAACCTCTTATGGCTGAGAAAGTCCCTTTTCGATATCGAGCCTGTCCTTCGGGAGCTTCGAGCCAAGTATGGTCCCATCGTCACCCTCCATATTGGCTCACGGCCCGCCATCTTCGTCGCCGATCACTCCCTTGCCCACGAGGCACTCATCCAGAAGGGATCCATCTTCTCTGATCGGCCACCTGCCACGGTTCCAGGCCGCGTCATTACTAGCAACCAACATAACATTAGTTCGGCTGGATACGGTCCGCTATGGCGCCTCCTTCGCCGTAACCTTTTGTCGGAAATCCTCCATCCTTCGCGTGTGAAGTCTTATGCCCCTGGCCGCGAGTGGGTGCTCGAGATTTTGATCAAACAGCTTCGATGCCATGCTGATGCGGGTGAGCCTGTCCGTGTGGTGGAGAGCTTCCAATACGCCATGTTCTGTTTGCTATTGCTCATGTGCTTTGGCCAGAGGCTAGATGAGAGCGAAGTGAAAAAAATCGAAGATATACAGCGGCGGATGCTCACGAGTTTTATTAGGTTCAACATCTTTGCCTTCTTGCCGAAACTTGGAAAGTTCTTGTTCCGAAAGCGGTGGAACTGGCTCTTACAGATGCGCAAGGAGCAAGAACAGCTCCTTATCCCTCTGATAAGAGCTCGTCGAGATCGGAAAGTAGACGATCAAGATGAGAAGAGCTTTGTGTTTTCCTATGTTGACTCGCTCCTCGCTCTCGAGCTTTCTGAGGAGGGAGGGAGGAAACTCACTGAAGATGAGATGGTGAGCCTCTGCTCGGAGTTTCTAAATGCCGGGACTGACACGACCTCGACCTCACTGCAATGGATCATGGCGAATCTGGTGAAGCATCAGGACATACAATCGAAGCTAGCAGAAGAGATTGAGGCGGTTGTTGGGAAGGAGAGAGAAATAATAGAGGAAGATCTGCAGAAGATGCCATATCTGAAGGCAGTGATCATGGAGGGGCTGAGGAGGCACCCGCCGGGCCACTTCGTGCTGCCCCACTCTGTTTCGGAGGAGGTAACGTTGGATGGGTATGTCATACCAAAGAACGCGACAATCAATTTCACAGTGGCGGAGATAGGCCTAAACAAGGAGATCTGGGAGGATCCGATGGAATTCCGGCCAGAGAGGTTCTTGGACGGAGGTGAGGCCGTTGACATAACAGGGAGTAGAGAGATAAAGATGATGCCTTTCGGGGCGGGGAGACGGATATGCCCTGCTCATGGCCTGGCTATGCTTCATCTCGAGTATTTTGTGGCTAATCTGGTGAGGGAATTCGAATGGAAGGCGAAGGATGGTGAAGATGTTGATTTAACTGAGAAACTTGAATTTACTGTTGTTATGAAGAATCCTTTGGAGGCTAATATCATTTCAAGGAGAAAATAA